TACGAATTGGTTGCGCGTGTCCGTAATGGGAAAGTTTTCCATGAAGGTATTGTACAAACCTTCGTTACCACGCTCATCCGATTTGGTTTCAAGTTGGAAAAAGTCTTGAAATGATTTTATTTGGATGTCCAAGAAATCCGGGTATTCCGGCATGTTCTTAGCGGTTGCAAAGTTTACTCTTTCTTCAGTCTTGTTAGTGAACATCAATGGACAATTTTAATAGTGAATTCTCAGTTGGGTCACGTATAACTTCATACGCTTCCATTAAACAGGCTAAGGTCTTAACCGCAAAACGGCAAGACCTTAACCAATACAATATAGTTTCTGCTATTATTTAAGCTCAACTTCTGCTCCTGCTTCTTCCAAAGATTTTTTGATTCCTTCAGCTTCATCCTTGGAAACAGCTTCTTTAACTGCTTTTGGTGCGCTGTCCACAATCTCTTTAGCATCTTTCAATCCAAGACCGGTCAATTCCTTAACCAGTTTTACGACAGCAAGTTTTGAACCTCCAGGGGCTTTCAAAATTACATCGAATTCAGATTGTTCTTCAGCAGCTTCACCAGCATCGGCACCGGCACCACCACCGGCAGCAACGGCTACCGCAGCAGCAGCAGGCTCAATGCCGTATTCTTCTTTTAATATATCGGCCAACTCGTTTACCTCTTTTACGGTAAGGTTAACCAACTGTTCTGCAAAATCTTTCAAATCTGCCATTTTCTATCGTTTTAATAAATTTTTAAAAATATGTTTGTTTTAGTGCGTACAAATTATCTTTCGGATAAGGTTTTGAGGATTCCAGCCAATTTTCCACCACCTGATTTAAGTCCGGAAATAACATTTTTGGCTGGGGATTGCAACAATCCTATAATGTCACCGATAACTTCCTCTTTGGATTTGATATTCACCAAAGAATCCAGGTTTTCGTCACCAATATAAACTGCTTCCTCAATAAAAGCCCCTTTCAATAAGGGCTTATCCGATTTCTTTCTAAAATTCTTGATCAGTTTTGCCGGGGCATTACCTGTTTCGGATAACATTAAAGAGGTGTTACCCTTTAATACGTTGGGCAATTCACCGAATTCCTTGTCCGAAGCCTCCATTGCTTTTGCGAGCAATGTATTCTTAACAACTGCCAATTTTATGTTGGCCTTAAAGCAAGCCCTCCTTAAATCCGAAGTGGTACCCGCATCAAGTCCCGAAATATCCGCTAGGTAGATATTTGGATTGTCAGCCAACTGAGCAGTCAAATCTTCAATTACGATCGCTTTTTCTTCTCTTGTCATTGTATTACGTTTGAACTACTCTATGATTAAACAGCTTTGGGATCTAACTGAACACTAGGACTCATGGTACTGCTCATATATATACTTTTCATATATACTCCTTTTGCAGCTGCAGGTTTCAGCTTATTCAACGTATCGATAAGTTCCTTTGCATTTCCGGCAATTTTGTCCGGAGAGAAAGAAACCTTTCCGATGGCAGCATGAACAATTCCCGTTTTATCAACTTTGAAATCTATTTTACCGCCTTTTACGTCAGCCACAGCCTTACCTACATCCATGGTTACCGTCCCGGTCTTCGGATTGGGCATTAGTCCGCGAGGACCCAAAATCCGACCCAATGGGCCCAATTTCCCCATAACGCTGGGCATGGTAACGATGACATCAACGTCTGTCCAACCGCCTTTAATTTTATCCAAATATTCATCCAACCCTACATAGTCTGCACCAGCTTCTTGAGCTTCCGCTTCCTTATCCGGGGTCACCAATGCCAAAACCTTTACGTCCTTACCTGTTCCATGGGGAAGGGTAACCACGCCACGCACCATTTGATTGGCCTTCCTTGGGTCAACACCCAAACGAACCGCCAAATCCACCGATGCATCAAATTTCACATTGGTTATTTCTTTTACCAAAGAAGAGGCTTCTTCCAAGGAATACATTTTATTCCTATCGATTTTAGCAACTGCCTCTTTTTGCTTTTTAGTCAATTTTGCCATTCTAAATTGCTTTTCCGATTAAAAAGGTTTTGGGCCAGAAACCTTTAGTCCCATTGAACGTGCCGTACCGGCCACCATTCGCATTGCAGATTCCACGGTAAATGCATTCAAATCCACCATTTTATCCTCTGCAATAGTTTTCACTTGGTCCCAAGTCACTGAACCGGATTTTACACGGTTAGGTTCGCCAGATCCTTTTTTAATCTTGGCTGCTTCCATCAATTGAACGGCCGCAGGTGGTGTTTTTACAACAAATTCAAACGATTTGTCCTTGTAAACGGTGATAACAACAGGCAATACTTTTCCCTGCTTGTCCTGGGTCCGGGCATTAAACTGCTTACAGAACTCCATGATGTTAACACCAGCAGCACCTAAGGCGGGTCCAACCGGTGGCGATGGATTCGCAGCACCTCCCCTAACTTGTAGTTTTACAACCTTATCTACTTCTTTTGCCATTTTACTTAATTAAATTTGAAATTGTGTCTATTTGGAAGCAACACAATTTTATCTATGTAACAGCTCTTTTATTTTTCTTGACTTTAGATTTAAGACGTGAGATTTGAGATAAATAATTTCTTATGTCCCTCATCTAACATCCCAATTCTTACTATACTTTTTCAACTTGCATATAGCTGAGTTCCAATGGTGTCTTTCTACCGAAAATCTTCACCATCACTTCCAGCTTACGTTTTTCTTCGTTGATTTTTTCAACAGTTCCATTAAAGCCATTGAACGGTCCATCTATTACCTTTACCGTTTCCCCCAATACAAAGGGTATGGCAATATTATCGGTATTTACGGCAAGCTCATCTACCTTGCCCAGCATACGGTTTACTTCGGCTTTCCGCAAAGGCACGGGATCCCCTCCTTTGGTTTCGCCCAAAAACCCAATAACATTGGTAATGGATTTGATGATATGGACCATTTCCCCGCCTAAATTGGCCTTGATCATAATATAACCGGGGAAATAGGTACGCTCCTTATTTATTTTCTTTCCATTTCGTATTTGCACCACTTTTTCAGTTGGCACCAATACATCTTCCAAGTAATCCCCAAAACCGGCACGTTCAACTTCACTTTCTATATAGCCTTTGATTTTATTCTCTTGGCCACTGACTGCACGCACCACGTACCACTTTTTTTCCAACACCTCTGACATCACCTACCCAATTAATTTTTCAAAGTACAACGCAATCAACTTACTAAAAACCGTATCCACTCCCCATGTTGCCAACGCAAACAAGATTGAGAAGACCGCAACAACGACCATTAAATTGGATGCCTGTTCCCGGTTCAACCAAGTAACATTATTTTTCAACTCTTCCCAAGATTCCTTTACGTAAGTCAACATATCAAAAAAATTCTTTGTGGCCCTATGGAAGCTTTCCTTAGCTCAGCGCAAGCTTTTTGCCCAGGACCAACTTTCCGTCCAATTGCTTTTTGTTCTTTCTCCTTTACACGGGAGGAGAGACTCCCTTCGACTTCGCTCAGGGTAAACTTCCCGTCTCTTCTCCAGACTTTCCTTTCTGTTCAGCACGGGAGGAGAGACTCGAACTCCCGACACCTGGTTTTGGAGACCAGTGCTCTACCAACTGAGCTACACCCGTTCATATTTATACTGAAAGGTATCCGCTAAAAAGCGAACACCCTCAGTATAAATTTGTTATATCAAAAAAATTAATCTAAAATTTCAGTAACCTGACCAGCTCCCACTGTTCTACCACCCTCACGGATAGCAAAACGCAGACCTACATTTAGGGCAATAGGCTGAATCAAATCTACTGTAATGGTCAAGTTATCACCTGGCATTACCATTTCAACACCGTCAGGAAGGACAATATTTCCTGTTACGTCAGTAGTTCTCACATAAAATTGAGGACGATAGTTGTTATGGAATGGGGTGTGACGACCACCTTCTTCTTTTTTAAGGATATACACCTCTGCTTTAAATTTAGCGTGTGGTGTAACGGAACCTGGTTTGCAGATTACCATACCCCTTTTGATGTCTGATTTTTCAATACCCCTCAAAAGGATACCTACGTTATCACCAGCTTCACCCCTATCCAAAATCTTACGGAACATCTCAACCCCAGTTATTGTGGAAGTCAATTTCTCAGCACCCATACCAATAATATCAACACCATCACCAGTATTGGCAACACCTGTTTCTATACGTCCGGTAGCTACCGTACCACGACCGGTAATAGTGAA
The sequence above is a segment of the Muricauda sp. SCSIO 64092 genome. Coding sequences within it:
- the secE gene encoding preprotein translocase subunit SecE; protein product: MLTYVKESWEELKNNVTWLNREQASNLMVVVAVFSILFALATWGVDTVFSKLIALYFEKLIG
- the rplA gene encoding 50S ribosomal protein L1, encoding MAKLTKKQKEAVAKIDRNKMYSLEEASSLVKEITNVKFDASVDLAVRLGVDPRKANQMVRGVVTLPHGTGKDVKVLALVTPDKEAEAQEAGADYVGLDEYLDKIKGGWTDVDVIVTMPSVMGKLGPLGRILGPRGLMPNPKTGTVTMDVGKAVADVKGGKIDFKVDKTGIVHAAIGKVSFSPDKIAGNAKELIDTLNKLKPAAAKGVYMKSIYMSSTMSPSVQLDPKAV
- the rplK gene encoding 50S ribosomal protein L11: MAKEVDKVVKLQVRGGAANPSPPVGPALGAAGVNIMEFCKQFNARTQDKQGKVLPVVITVYKDKSFEFVVKTPPAAVQLMEAAKIKKGSGEPNRVKSGSVTWDQVKTIAEDKMVDLNAFTVESAMRMVAGTARSMGLKVSGPKPF
- the rplJ gene encoding 50S ribosomal protein L10, yielding MTREEKAIVIEDLTAQLADNPNIYLADISGLDAGTTSDLRRACFKANIKLAVVKNTLLAKAMEASDKEFGELPNVLKGNTSLMLSETGNAPAKLIKNFRKKSDKPLLKGAFIEEAVYIGDENLDSLVNIKSKEEVIGDIIGLLQSPAKNVISGLKSGGGKLAGILKTLSER
- the rplL gene encoding 50S ribosomal protein L7/L12, with amino-acid sequence MADLKDFAEQLVNLTVKEVNELADILKEEYGIEPAAAAVAVAAGGGAGADAGEAAEEQSEFDVILKAPGGSKLAVVKLVKELTGLGLKDAKEIVDSAPKAVKEAVSKDEAEGIKKSLEEAGAEVELK
- the nusG gene encoding transcription termination/antitermination protein NusG; protein product: MSEVLEKKWYVVRAVSGQENKIKGYIESEVERAGFGDYLEDVLVPTEKVVQIRNGKKINKERTYFPGYIMIKANLGGEMVHIIKSITNVIGFLGETKGGDPVPLRKAEVNRMLGKVDELAVNTDNIAIPFVLGETVKVIDGPFNGFNGTVEKINEEKRKLEVMVKIFGRKTPLELSYMQVEKV